The following proteins are encoded in a genomic region of Alnus glutinosa chromosome 8, dhAlnGlut1.1, whole genome shotgun sequence:
- the LOC133875808 gene encoding uncharacterized protein LOC133875808, with protein sequence MEIKADIKDNSLILLKQGAEARVFESTFVGRRSIVKERFSKKYRHPTLDSKLTLKRLNAEARCMTKARRLGVTTPVLYSVDPVLHTLTFEFVEGPSVKDVFLEFGSHGVVEERLDDIALQVGDAIGKLHDGGLIHGDLTTSNMLLRSGTNQLVLIDFGLSFTSTLPEDKAVDLYVLERALISMHSSCGNVMDRILASYRKSSKQWSSTLNKLAQVRQRGRKRTMVG encoded by the exons ATGGAGATCAAGGCAGATATAAAAGACAACTCTCTCATTCTGCTGAAGCAAGGGGCTGAAGCT AGAGTTTTTGAGTCGACTTTTGTGGGAAGGAGGTCTATTGTCAAGGAACGCTTCTCAAAGAAGTATAGGCATCCAACTTTGGATTCTAAACTTACTCTTAAGCGCTTAAATGCG GAGGCCAGGTGCATGACAAAAGCGAGACGACTTGGAGTTACTACTCCCGTGCTGTATTCTGTGGATCCGGTGCTGCATACTCTAACATTTGAATTTGTGGAGGGTCCTTCTGTGAAAGATGTATTCCTTGAATTTGGGTCACATGGTGTTGTTGAAGAGCGATTGGATGATATTGCTTTACAAGTTGGTGATGCAATTGGAAAATTACATGATGGTGGTCTCATCCATGGAGACTTGACCACATCGAACATGTTACTCAGGAGTGGTACCAATCAGCTT GTCCTAATTGACTTTGGTCTGAGCTTCACTTCAACCCTTCCGGAAGATAAAGCTGTTGATTTATATGTACTTGAACGAGCACTGATTTCCATGCATTCTTCATGTGGAAATGTG ATGGATAGGATACTTGCTTCATATCGGAAGTCCTCAAAGCAGTGGTCGTCCACGTTGAACAAGCTTGCTCAAG TGCGACAAAGAGGACGAAAGCGGACCATGGTTGGATGA